A part of Pungitius pungitius chromosome 15, fPunPun2.1, whole genome shotgun sequence genomic DNA contains:
- the LOC119209480 gene encoding peptidyl-prolyl cis-trans isomerase FKBP1A-like, which yields MGVEVETIRPGDGRSYPKKGQKVSVHYVGTLTNGNKFDSSRDRGQAFKFNIGQGQVIRAWDEGVAKMSIGEVARLTCSPDYAYGAAGYPPVIPGNSTLIFEVELLGFS from the exons ATGGGCGTAGAAGTCGAAACCATTAGACCAGGAGACg gaCGGTCTTACCCGAAGAAGGGACAGAAGGTTTCCGTGCACTACGTTG GCACGCTGACAAATGGAAATAAGTTTGACTCCTCCAGGGATCGAGGACAGGCCTTCAAATTCAACATTGGACAGGGGCAAGTCATTCGTGCGTGGGATGAGGGTGTGGCGAAG ATGAGCATTGGCGAGGTGGCCAGGTTGACCTGCTCGCCGGACTATGCGTACGGCGCTGCAGGATACCCACCCGTCATTCCAGGAAATTCCACTCTCATCTTTGAAGTGGAGCTGCTGGGTTTTTCTTGA
- the LOC119209316 gene encoding plexin domain-containing protein 2-like: protein MTLPVHTRLSRQRSISSELQELGVYRTDTEGPSPPDVRPYVVAGNNKPGERRSGAPGWAADKRGHYRDQHRPQESDPHLLLAEGHNNSTQIVDIDHAYYTSKIYGSGDAASKALWVNINEMEKDEWKVCGFLSSTYRQAERVNLSFNFPFYGHLLKEITVATGGFIYTGDVLHRMLTATQYIAPLMANLDPSLSSNSTVFYFDNGTALVVQWNRVYLQDNTSLGSFTFQAVLHSDGRIVFAYKEIPLDINDISTHNHPVKVGLSDAFVVLHEIQQIPNVRRRTIYEYHKVDILKSKIANCTAVEMLPLPTCLQFSSCGPCVTSQIGFNCSWCSRLRRCSSGFDRNRQDWVDFGCPEERRDLGCLGTTGTSRHPAQTTTLVPMTTKQHRSSSMTSKPPRKTSSVNKPSPPHSSRGGSSPPPPTGKPADAGNEKPAAVSADWPQTGLLAGIVMAMVIVGAAVLTSVYMYKHPTSSASLFFMERRPTRWPIVKFRRGSGRPSYTEVEAPSQDAMAVIDPKQAFVMSDRRESEQNEGFIVLDQRESFLVSER from the exons ATGACGTTGCCAGTTCACACGCGGTTGTCACGGCAACGTTCAATTTCCTCTGAGCTTCAGGAGCTTG GAGTCTACCGTACGGACACAGAGGGGCCGTCTCCCCCAGACGTACGGCCATATGTCGTCGCAGGGAACAATAAGCCCGGGGAGCGGAGGTCTGGGGCCCCGGGCTGGGCTGCAGATAAGAGGGGCCACTACAGAGACCAACACAGGCCACAGGAGTCCGATCCACACCTGCTGTTGGCCGAGGGCCACAACAATTCCACACAGATTGTG GACATTGATCATGCTTACTATACATCTAAAATCTACGGTTCTGGAGACGCAGCCAGTAAAGCGCTGTGGGTGAACATCAATGAGATGGAAAAGGATGAGTGGAAAGTCTGTGGCTTTCTCTCCAGCACCTATCGACAAGCTGAG AGAGTGAATCTGTCCTTCAACTTCCCTTTCTATGGACATTTACTAAAAGAAATCACAGTGGCAACTGGAG GTTTCATTTACACTGGAGATGTGCTTCACAGAATGCTCACAGCGACTCAGTACATCGCTCCTCTGATGGCCAATCTTGACCCGAGCCTGTCCAGTAACTCTACTGTGTTTTACTTTGACAACG GCACCGCACTGGTGGTTCAGTGGAACCGGGTTTACCTCCAGGACAACACGAGTCTCGGTAGTTTCACCTTCCAGGCCGTTCTGCACAGCGATGGACGTATCGTCTTTGCATACAAAGAG ATTCCTTTAGACATCAACGACATcagcacacacaatcaccccGTTAAGGTGGGCTTGTCGGATGCTTTTGTGGTTCTTCATGAGATACAGCAGATCCCCA ATGTTCGGAGGAGAACCATTTATGAGTATCACAAAGTCGACATCCTCAAGtccaaaattgcaaattgtACAGCCGTGGAGATGCTGCCTCTCCCAA CATGTCTGCAGTTCTCCAGCTGTGGTCCCTGCGTCACCTCTCAGATCGGCTTTAACTGCAGCTGGTGCAGCCGGTTGCGAAG ATGCTCCAGTGGCTTTGATCGTAACCGGCAAGATTGGGTCGACTTCGGCTGCCCGGAGGAG AGAAGAGATCTCGGGTGTCTCGGAACGACCGGCACATCTCGCCACCCCGCACAGACGACCACCCTGGTCCCAATGACCACAAAGCAGCACAGGTCCTCCAGCATGACCTCCAAACCCCCCCGCAAAACGTCCTCCGTCAacaaaccctcccccccccacagcagcagaggagggtcCTCTCCACCGCCTCCAACCGGCAAACCTGCAGACG CAGGAAACGAGAAGCCGGCGGCAGTGAGCGCCGATTGGCCGCAGACTGGTCTACTCGCAGGCATCGTCATGGCGATGGTCATCGTGGGCGCAGCCGTCCTGACGTCCGTCTACATGTACAAACACCCCACCTCCAGCGCTAGCCTCTTCTTCATGGAG CGGCGGCCGACTCGCTGGCCAATCGTGAAGTTCAGGCGAGGCTCCGGTCGGCCTTCTTACACCGAGGTGGAGGCTCCGAGTCAGGACGCCATGGCCGTCATCGACCCCAAACAGGCTTTTGTCATGTCGGACAGAAGAGAGAGCGAACAGAACGAAGGATTCATAGTTCTTGATCAGAGGGAGAGCTTCCTCGTCTCGGAGAGATGA
- the LOC119209315 gene encoding rab effector MyRIP, producing MGKKLDLSGLTADEAEHVLQVVQRDMKLREKEEQRLSELKQELEEEGSRCLLLSRRSCFNRRCCIRCCSPFTFLLNPGRRCRDCGYNVCKACSVYHQRDKAWLCSACQKSRLLKTQSLEWFYTNVKTRFKRFGSAKVLKTLYRKHLAERRALPELTGTESSAYEDSLCNEGSFCGSDSTFYRQTKEHSVAETITVALRVAEEAIDEAISKAEFDSASQVKQNEAHYLREHREELIEELSKTIVQKIISRRKTLTEMRAEYDQDWPLEDHTDLHHHHHQSDCSQASGSLKHGPDLWRSHSAFSLLDNDPSGLMKDASQTAAWRSVERLDNTGAYGGASSVLKSPDGNWIALQSAQLSRPSLLSKRKSLVFSALERESEVVSAYEGMDSDSGPEARRGARPGTPPPLEGRGGERFLGPDGSWRPSRAPLARFKRKVAPEGGRPSPSCRTSIIDVNFNVEGAKEERTGAGRPDAGRVRRSRKKRRSKRGSSSSTLECREKDGDSQHSSDAATPATVTSGATTPEPDLTGREAKQQQQPQGEEVTLKLHQLAGGTSDSSTGGGAAAEVGDVDEDGQGGESGQGREDSGEGDERPWGMEIDLNEGRAAEEEVDEEMKHRLYRLIEHSRLAYLSTDDDLDRDDPSEGEWEGDEEADTEVEKTGGLASKLCRLEEEVRANLFSSTEDELDKVGVTDEEKTGQEEEEEEEEALASKVCRLANQANATQFSSTEDELDRAGGGEEEAMEEKLWEQAEEHVEVDLAGLIGASQLLSSTEEEPDTVGEKEVDEEMNEGGSETEEAGGKVRGRRESFGDLDENMFYLREEIKTESCDGVVLQDESEAEEKRACLEERSPNEDGRMPEVQKCDEVLKKDVTKAKGQATQLETVVQAKRTEESMSSDETKVPQESGPDEQEGERREERTGRGGEEGPQTEGDSEEEDAEFDRIIRSMLSMTLEDMQMDAFKDEGAENGSTSREPEESQASELELVEVDNGESTNASEETGSGEKSSSESAVGGRPGGIVGERIGAEIHENKDTKEVDRDAPERMQVEMHQTLAAKQLERLEMDDEEQEERKVNEWKLGKETKEEDPDDVAPRGGLLSPEEIQNRYSVVSLRSITTEVLKVLNATEELLQEGGGGDGPRLHSNLLPPHTDPKKLDRQFCRLEESVYVAAGEVYGLEAELGDLEECARDICSATSDMELSYLEEQVASAAAKVQQSELQIGDISARIAALKSAGLNVDTQRSRFTKSKNIPALPVTVESSRQLRRRLPAPPVNEDTI from the exons tgAGCTgaagcaggagctggaggaggagggcagtcGCTGCCTCCTGCTGTCACGGCGGAGTTGCTTCAACCGGCGCTGCTGCATCCGCTGCTGCTCGCCCTTCACCTTCCTGCTGAACCCCGGGAGGCGCTGCCGCGACTGCGGCTACAACGTGTGCAAGGCCTGCAGCGTCTACCACCAGCGGGACAAAGCCTGGCTCTGCTCCGCCTGCCAGAAGAGCAG gttgtTGAAGACACAGTCTCTGGAGTGGTTCTACACTAACGTGAAGACGCGCTTCAAGAGGTTCGGCAGCGCCAAGGTGCTGAAGACGTTGTACCGGAAGCACCTGGCGGAGCGCCGCGCGCTTCCGGAGCTCACCGGCACAg AGAGCAGCGCCTACGAGGACAGTCTCTGCAACGAGGGCAGCTTCTGTGGGAGTGACTCGACCTTCTACAGACAAACTAAAG AGCACAGCGTGGCGGAGACCATCACCGTGGCCCTGCGGGTGGCGGAGGAGGCCATCGATGAGGCCATCTCAAAGGCCGAGTTTGATTCTGCCAGTCAG GTGAAGCAGAATGAGGCTCACTATCTGCGGGAGCACAGAGAAGAGCTCATCGAGGAGCTGTCAAAGACCATTGTGCAAAAA atTATCAGCAGGAGGAAGACTTTGACCGAGATGAGGGCGGAATACGACCAGGATTGGCCACTTGAAGACCACActgaccttcatcatcatcatcatcagtcgGACTGTAGTCAAGCATCCGGCTCCCTTAAACATGGTCCAGATCTCTGG AGGTCCCACAGTGCCTTCTCTCTGTTGGACAACGACCCCTCGGGTCTGATGAAGGACGCCTCACAGACGGCCGCCTGGAGGAGCGTCGAGCGGCTGGACAACACCG GTGCGTACGGCGGCGCGTCCTCGGTGCTGAAGAGCCCGGACGGAAACTGGATCGCCCTGCAGAGCGCCCAGCTGTCACGGCCCAGCCTGCTGAGCAAGAGGAAGAGCCTGGTCTTCAGCGCCCTGGAGAGGGAGTCCGAGGTGGTGTCCGCCTACGAGGGCATGGACTCCGACAGCGGGCCGGAAGCGCGGCGCGGCGCCCGGCCCGGGACGCCGCCCCCGCTGGAGGGCCGCGGGGGGGAGCGGTTCCTGGGCCCCGACGGGAGCTGGAGGCCTAGCAGAGCCCCGCTGGCTCGTTTTAAGAGGAAGGTGGCCCCGGAGGGCGGGCGCCCCTCACCCTCCTGCAGGACCAGCATCATCGACGTGAACTTCAACGTGGAAGGAGCCAaagaggagaggacgggggCCGGCAGGCCCGACGCGGGCAGAGTCCGGAGATCCCGGAAGAAGCGGAGGAGCAAAAGAGGGTCGTCTTCTTCGACGCTG GAGTGCAGGGAGAAAGACGGTGATTCCCAACATTCGTCTGATGCTGCCACACCGGCCACTGTGACCTCAGGAGCTACGACCCCTGAACCTGACCTCACGGGGCGTGaagccaagcagcagcagcagccgcagggGGAGGAGGTCACGTTAAAGCTGCACCAGCTAGCAGGCGGAACGTCCGACTCCTCAACGGGAGGCGGAgcagctgccgaagtgggagaCGTCGATGAAGACGGACAGGGGGGGGAAAGCGGCCAAGGACGCGAGGACAGCGGGGAAGGAGATGAGAGGCCGTGGGGGATGGAGATCGACTTGAATGAAGGAAGAGCGGCGGAAGAGGAAGTGGATGAGGAAATGAAACACCGGTTATACAGGCTCATCGAACATTCCAGACTCGCCTACCTGTCGACGGATGACGACTTGGACAGAGATGACCCGAGTGAAGGAGAGTgggaaggagacgaggaggcaGATACGGAGGTGGAGAAGACGGGCGGACTTGCTTCTAAACTCTGCCGGCTGGAAGAAGAAGTGAGGGCAAACCTGTTCTCCTCCACAGAGGACGAGTTGGACAAGGTTGGCGTCACTGATGAAGAGAAGACTGgtcaagaagaagaggaggaggaggaggaggcgctagCGTCAAAAGTGTGCCGATTAGCCAACCAAGCCAACGCCACGCAGTTTTCGTCCACGGAGGACGAGTTGGACCGAGCGGGtggaggtgaagaggaagcGATGGAGGAGAAGCTGTGGGAGCAGGCGGAGGAACACGTCGAGGTCGATTTGGCCGGTCTCATTGGTGCTTCTCAGCTGCTCTCCTCCACTGAGGAGGAGCCGGATACAGTTGGCGAGAAGGAGGTGGACGAGGAAATGAATGAAGGAGGAAGTGAGACGGAGGAAGCAGGGGGAAAGGTTCGGGGTAGGAGAGAATCATTTGGAGACTTGgatgaaaatatgttttatttaaggGAGGAAATAAAGACCGAGAGCTGCGATGGAGTCGTCCTGCAGGATGAATCGGAGGCGGAAGAAAAGCGAGCTTGCCTGGAGGAGAGATCCCCGAACGAGGATGGAAGGATGCCAGAGGTGCAGAAATGTGATGAAGTCTTGAAAAAAGATGTGACTAAAGCGAAAGGACAAGCGACGCAGTTAGAAACGGTGGTCCAAGCCAAGAGAACCGAGGAGTCAATGTCTTCAGACGAGACAAAAGTCCCTCAAGAAAGTGGGCCAGACGAGCAAGAAGGAGAGAGACGAGAAGAAAGAACGGGTAGAGGAGGCGAAGAGGGTCCGCAAACGGAaggagacagcgaggaggaggatgcagagTTTGACCGAATAATCCGCAGTATGTTGTCGATGACGCTGGAGGACATGCAGATGGACGCGTTTAAGGATGAAGGTGCAGAAAACGGGAGCACGAGTAGAGAACCAGAAGAATCGCAGGCGAGCGAACTGGAACTCGTAGAGGTTGACAACGGCGAAAGCACAAACGCGTcagaggagacaggaagtggggaGAAGTCTTCGTCGGAGTCGGCTGTGGGAGGAAGACCGGGGGGGATTGTGGGAGAGCGGATAGGAGCAGAGATCCACGAGAATAAGGACACGAAGGAAGTAGATCGAGATGCGCCAGAGAGAATGCAGGTAGAAATGCACCAGACTCTCGCGGCGAAACAGCTTGAAAGACTGGAAATGGATGACGAAgaacaggaggagaggaaagtcaATGAGTGGAAACTGGGCAAAGAAACCAAAGAAGAGGACCCGGACGACGTGGCTCCGCGGGGCGGTTTGCTGTCGCCTGAGGAGATTCAAAAT AGATACTCGGTGGTGTCTCTGCGCAGCATCACCACGGAGGTCCTGAAGGTGCTGAACGCCACtgaagagctgctgcaggagggggggggaggagacggccCCCGACTCCACAGTAACCTGCTGCCCCCCCACACGGATCCAAAGAAACTGGATCGACAGTTCTGTCGACTGGAGGAAAGC GTGTACGTGGCAGCAGGGGAGGTGTACGGTCTGGAGGCGGAGCTCGGCGACCTGGAGGAATGTGCTCGGGACATCTGCAGCGCCACGTCGGACATGGAGCTGTCCTACCTGGAGGAGCAGGTCGCGTCGGCGGCCGCTAAGGTTCAACAGTCTGAGCTGCAG ATCGGCGACATCTCGGCCAGAATCGCCGCTTTGAAGAGTGCGGGCCTCAATGTGGACACACAACGCTCACGCTTCACCAAGTCCAAGAACATTCCAGCTCTG CCCGTCACTGTGGAGTCATCAAGGCAGTTGAGGAGGCGATTACCTGCACCACCAGTGAACG AAGACACAATATAA